The following is a genomic window from Candidatus Palauibacter scopulicola.
GCCTTCACGATCGCCAACGGGCTCGAATACGTGCGCCGCGCCATCGAGCGAGGGCTGGAAATCGACGACTTCGCTCCGGGGCTCAGCTTTTTCTTCTCGGCCGACCGGTTGTTCTTCGAGGAGGTGGCCAAGTTCCGCGCGGCCCGCCGTATGTGGGCCCGGCTCATGCGGGACCGGTTCGGAGCCTCGGAGGCGAGTTGCCGGCTGAAGTTCCACACCCAGACGTCCGGGGCCGCGCTGACGGCCCAGCAGCCGTTGAACAACGTGGTGCGCGTCGCGGTCCAGGCGCTCTCCGCCGTCCTCGGGGGCACGCAGTCGCTGCACACGAACAGCTACGATGAAGCCTTGTCGCTCCCCGACGCGGATGCCGCGCGGCTCGCGCTCCGCACGCAGCAGGTTCTGGCGGCCGAGACGGGTGTGGGGGACACCGTCGACCCCCTGGGGGGCTCCTGGTTCGTGGAGTCGCTCACGGACGACCTCGAGGCGCGCGCGGCGGAGTACCTCGCGCGCCTTGAGGAACTGGGCGGTCCGGTGCAGGCGATCGAGTACATGCGGGAGGAGATCCACCTCGCCGCCCGCCGGCACCAGGAGGCCGTCGAGAGCGGTGAACTCGAGGTTGTCGGCGTGAACGTGCACGCGGATGCCGAACCGGTCGAGATGCCGAAGGCGCCGGACTTCGCCCGCCTGGCGGAGGAGCAGCGCCGACGGCTCTCGCGGCTCAGGGCGGAGAGGGACGGCGCGAACGTGGAAGCTTCGCTGGGGGAGATCCGGCGAGCGGCGGCCGGAGATGCTAACCTCCTGCCCGTACTGATCGACGCCGTCCGGCGCCGCGTGACTCTGGGTGAGATCAGCCACGCGTTGCGCGACGTGTGGGGGGAATACCGTCCCGGCTAGCAGTCCGCGGCAAGACCCTGCGGGCATGCCGGGCGTTCCACGATGGACCCGGGGGCACGAGTGCCAACGTACGAGTACAGATGTCGCGGTTGCCGACACGATTTCGAGCGCTTCCAGCGCATGTCGGACGCGGCGATCCGCGTCTGCCCGTCGTGCGGGGAAGAGCAGGTGGAGCGCCTCATCTCGACCGGAGGCGGGATCGTCTTCAAGGGGTCCGGCTTCTACGCCACCGACTATCGGCAGCCGGCAGCCGATGGCGGCACGTCCGACGCGGCGAAGGCGTCGGACGGAGACTCGTCCCCGTCGCGGGACGGCCCCTCGGCCGCGTCCGAACCCACTCCATCCGGGTCATCGAAGGGCGGCTCCGGCTCTTGACGGGTGATGCCGGGCCGGCCCGGCTCGCCGAGGCGCTCGAATCCGCCCTTTCCGCCGCCGGGGCTCCGGAGGGCTTCTCTCCGGCGCTGGAGCGGCCGCGGGATCCGACGCACGGAGACTGGGCGTCCAACGCGGCGCTCGTGCTCGCGAAGAGCCTGGGCCAGCCTCCCCGGGCGCTTGCGGCGCGCGTCTGCGAACTGATCGACTCCGAGGCCGCCGGCATCGCGGCCGTGGAAGTCGCGGGCCCTGGATTCCTGAACTTCCGGCTCTCCGATCGATCCATCTGGCGTAGACTGGCGGGGGTCATCGAGGCTGGCCGCGATTGGGGGCGGACGCGGGCCTCGCCCGTGCTCCGCGTCAACGTGGAGTTCGTCTCCGCCAATCCGACGGGGCCGCTGCATGTGGCCCACGGTCGTGGCGCGGCGCTCGGCGACGCGGTCGCGTCGCTGCTGGAGTGGGCCGGACACGAGGTGACGCGCGAGTTCTACGTGAACGACGCCGGACGGCAGATCGAACTGCTCGGCGAATCCGTCGAGGCACGCTACGAGGAAACGGCGGGCCGGCCCGCGGCCATCCCCGAAGGCGGATACCACGGCGAGTACGTCCGCGACGTGGCGCTGGCGGTTCGGGACGCCGCCGGCCCCGGGGTTCTCGCCTCCCTCTCCCCGGACGAGCGCCGCGCGCACTTCAGGCGCGAGGCCGTGCGCCTGCTCCGCGATGAGCAGGCGGAGGACCTGTCGCGGTTCGGCGTCCACATGGACCTGTACTATTCCGAACGGTCGCTCTACGAGTCCGGAGCCATCGACCGCCTCCTCGATGCGCTGGAGGCCGGCGGCCTGATCTACCGCTCGCAGGGGGCGACCTGGCTTCGGACTTCGAGCCTCGGCGACGAGAAGGACCGGGTCCTCATCAAGAGCGACGGCTCCTTCACCTACTTCCTGCCGGACCTCGCCTATCACCTCGACAAGGCGAGGCGCGGCTTCGAACTCGCGATCGATGTCTGGGGTGCGGATCACCAGGGCCACGAGAAGCGGATGCTGGCGGCCCTGCGCGGGCTGTCGTACCCGGAGCTGCTCGAGGTCCTCATCATCCAGCTTGTCACGGTTCTGCGCGACGGCAGGGAGGTCCGGATGAGCAAGCGCGCGGGGCGCTTCGTGACGCTGGGCGAACTCGTCGACGAAACGGGCCCGGACGTGGCGCGATACTTTTTTCTCATGCGCCGGGCCGAGGTCCATCTCAACTTCGACCTCGATCTGGCTCTGGATACGTCGGACGCGAATCCGGTCTACAAGGTCCAGTATGCGCATGCGCGCATGTGCAGCGTGTTCCGCAGGGCCGGAATTGTTGCCGACGAGGTTCCGGCCGCGCTCGACGTCCCGGAGACCTTCGGTACCCCGGCCGAGCGCGAGGTCGCCCTGTCCGTCATGCGGCTTCCGGAGGTCATCGCGACGGCCGCGGCGGGCCGGGCTCCGCACCTGGTCTGCACCTACCTGGAGGAGACGGCGGGGCTCGTGAACGCCTGGTATCACCAGGGGAACCTGAACCCGGCGCAGCGAATCCTGGCGGATGTGCCGGAGCGGGCCGCGAGAATCCGGCTCGCGCGCGCGGTCCAGCTCACCCTGGGCAACGGGCTGCGGGCGCTCGGCCTCTCGGCTCCCGAGACCATGACCCGGGAGGACACGTGACGTACCGTGACCCCGAGGATGGCGGGGCCCCGGCGGCGCCGATCCTCGTCGTGGGCAGCGTCGCCCTCGATGAAATTTCGACCCCCGCCGGACACCGGGAGGGCGTGGTCGGCGGAACGGCGGTAAACTTCAGCGCCGCGGCCTCCCTGTTCGCGCCGGTTCAGCTCGTAGGGGTCATCGGGGACGATTATCCGACGGATGAGCTCGATTTCCTCCTCCGCCGGGGCGCGGATTTGTCGGGGCTCGAGCGGCGGCCCGGCCGCAGCTTCCGGTGGGGCGGCTTCTATCGCCGGGACATGAACACGAGGGAAACGACGTTCACCGAACTGGGCGTGTTCGCGGACTTCCATCCGACGATCCCCGAGGCGTTCCGAGGCGCGCCCTGGGCCTTTCTGGGCGCCATCGACCCCACCCTTCAGCTTGAGGTACTGGATCAGATCGAGTCGCCGGTGCTCGCGGCGTGTGACACGATGAACTACTGGATCGAGGGGACGCCGGAGCGTCTCGCCGAAGTCATCGAGAAGATCGACCTCATCACGCTGAACGACGAGGAGGCGAAACAGCTATCGGGCGAACACAACCTGGCCCGGGCCGCGCGCTGGATCCGGAACCGCGGCCCGCGGCACGTCGTGATCAAGAAGGGCGAGCACGGAGCCGTGCTGCTCACCGGCGACGGGTTCTTCCTCACGCCCGGCTTTCCGCTCGAAGACGTGGTCGACCCGACCGGTGCCGGCGATGCGTTCGCGGGCGGCCTGCTCGGATACCTGGCGCGCTGCGGTTCGATCACGGGACCGGCGTTGAGGCGGGCCGTGGTGTACGGCTGCGCGCTCGGGTCCTTCGCGTGCGAAGCCTTCGGCGCCGGCCGCATGGTGACGCTCACCATGGCCGAAGTGGAGGATCGGGTGCGAAGCTTTGGCGCGCTCACGAGATTCGATGTTCCAGCAGGGGCGTGACTGAGACATGAACGACGGATTGACGTACCGGGACGCCGGCGTGGACCTCGAGGCGGCCCGCGCGACCAAAGCCCGGATCTCCCGGCTCGTCCAGGGAACCCGGACGGATGCCGTGAGTTCGGACTTCGGTTCGTTCGGAGGACGGTTCCGGGCGACCCCGGGGCGGGAACTCGTGGCGAGCGCCGATGGCGTCGGGACGAAGCTGAAGATCGCCTTCATGGCGGACCGGCACGACACGGTGGGCGCCGATCTCGTGAATCACTGCGTGAACGACATCCTCGTCGAAGGGGCCCGGCCGCTCGTCTTCATGGACTACGTCGCCTGCGGTGTACTGGATCCGGATACCGTGACGAGCGTCGTGTCGGGACTCGCCGCTGCCTGTCGCGCGAACGGTTGCGCGCTGCTCGGGGGAGAGACCGCGGAGATGCCGGACTTCTACGCGCCTGGCGAATACGACCTCGCGGGGTTTGTGGTGGGCGAGATCGTCTACCCGGAGCTGTCACGCCGCGATCTCGAGCCTGGGGACCGTCTCATCGGGCTCGCGTCGAGCGGCATCCACACGAACGGCTACAGCTTCGTGCGCGCCCTCTTCCTCGACCGCCTCGGACTCGGGGCGCACGACCCCTTCCCGGGGGCCGAACGCTCCGTGTCGGACGTCCTCCTGCGTCCCCACCGGAGCTACCTGCCGATCCTCGAGCGCAGCCTCGAAGCGGGGCGCGTGCGGGCGCTTGCCCACATCACGGGCGGCGGAATCCCCGGGAATGTGGACCGGGTCATCGGACAGCATCTTGATGCGGTGGTGCGCACGGACCGTTGGCCGCGCCCGCACGAGTTCGACGTCATCGCGCGGGAGAGCGGGGCGGACGAGGCGGAACTCTTCTCCACCTTCAACATGGGGGTGGGGATGGTCGCGGTCGTGCGCGGGCGGGAGGCCGGACGGGTCCTCGAGGAGATCCGCGGCGCCGGGTGCGAGGCGTTCCTGTGCGGTGAGCTCGTTGCCGGCAGCGGCCGGGTGCACCTGGAGCACTCGTGACGGCGCGGGGATTCGACCCCATCTCCGGGGCCCCGCCGAGCCGCACCGAGGACCTGCGCCACATGCGCGAGGCGCTGGCCGTGGCGCCGCGCGGACAGGGCCGCGTGTCGCCCAATCCGCTCGTGGGCGCCGTCGTTGCCCGGGGCAACCAGGTTTTCGGCACGGGATGGCACGCGGAGTACGGCGGCGATCATGCGGAAGTGGTGGCGCTGCGCGAGGCCGGGTCGCGCGCGGCAGGCGCGACGCTGTACGTCACGCTCGAGCCGTGCCGCCACGAGGGGCAGACGCCGCCGTGCACGACCGCCATCATCCGCTCCGGCGTGCGCCGCGTCGTGATCGCCTGCCGGGACCCCAATCCCGAGGCGCGCCACGGGGCGGAAGAGCTGCGGCAGGCCGGCCTGGATGTCGAGATCGGGATCGAGGAGAACGCCGCGAAGCGGCTGAACGCGGCCTTCCTCTGGTTTCACCAGCGATGGGTGCCCTTCGCTTCGCTCAAGCTGGCGCTCTCCCTTGACGCGAAGCTCGGGGAGGAGAGCGTCCGCACGCCGGTGACCGGCATCCGGGCGCTGGACGAGGTCCACCGTCTCCGCTCCTGTCACGATGCGATCCTGATCGGCTCGAACACGATCGAGATCGACGATCCCCTGCTGACGGCCCGCGGAGAGGTCGTGCCGCGGGTGCCGCCGATACGGGCGGTCCTGGATACTACGCTCCGGCTCCGAACCTCGAGTCAGCTCGTGCGCACGGCCTCGCAGGCGCCGGTATGGGCCTTCGCCGACCCCGAGACGGACGGATTCGACGAGCGCGCAGGTCCGCTCCGCGATGCGGGCGTGGAGGTGATCGGAGTCCCGCGGAGCGGGGACCACAGGCTGGACCTGAGCGCGGTCTGGAACGAAATGGCGATCCGCGGCGTACTTTCGGTGCTCGTCGAGGGAGGGGGGCAGGTCGCCGCATCGTTGCTGCGCGACGGGCACATCCAGAGGATCCATGCCTTCATCGCCCCCATGTTCTACGGGCGGGACGGCGTACCGGCGTTTCCCGGTCTCGATCCGTCGACGCCCGGCGACTGGCTGCCCGTGCAGCGGGAGTCACTGGGACAGGACACGCATATCGTGTTCGAGCACCGCCAGCTCCAGGAAACCCTGGACAACCTCTGAGGGGCCCGACTCGTGTTCACCGGAATCATACGGGCGGTCGGCGAGGTCGCGGGCCGTGAGCGCCGGAAGACCGGACTCCGGCTGACGATCGCCCGCGTCCCCTTTATCGAACGGCTCCGGGACGGGGATTCGGTGTCGCTCGCGGGCGTGTGTACGACGGTCGTCGCTCTCGGAGAGGCGTCGTTCGATGTCGACGTCGTCGAGGCGACGCTGGAGCGGACGACGGTCGGGAGCTGGCGGGTCGGCGATCTCGTGAACCTCGAACCTGCGCTGTGCGCCGGGGACCCGCTCGGCGGGCACATGGTGCAGGGACACATCGATGGGGTGGGGACCGTGGCCGCGGCCAGGTGGGAAGCCGGGTCGGGTCGGCTCGAGATCGAACTCCCGGGCGGCCTCGAGAGGGTGACCGTGCCGCAGGGCTCCTTCGCGGTCGATGGCGTGAGTCTCACGGTCAACCGCCTGAGCGGGACCATCGCGCGTTTCGCCATCATCCCATATACATGGACCCACACGACCCTCGGGCGCCTCGTATCCGGCGCGAGCGTCAACCTCGAGGCGGACCTGATCGGCAAACACGTGGCGCGTGCCCTCCGACCGCACGCGGCCCCGGCGGACTCCTGAGACTTCGGCTGGCGGACATGCCCGCAGACACGGTGGAAGCGGCGATCGCGCGGATCCGCAGCGGCGGACTCGTGATCATCGCGGACGATGAGGATCGCGAGAACGAGGGGGACCTCGTCTGCGCGGCCGCGCTCGCGACGCCCGAGACGATCAACTTCATGGCCAGGCACGCGCGGGGCCTCATATGTCTCGCGATGCCCGACGAAATGGCCGATCGCCTCGATCTCCCGCTCATGACGGACGACCGGCTGGCGGACCCGAACAAGACGGCGTTCACCGTGTCGATCGATGCCCGCCAGGATTTCGGCGTGTCGACCGGGATCTCCGCGCAGGATCGTGCCCGGACGATCCGCGTCGCCGTGGATCCCCAGACCCGGCCCACGGACCTCATGCGCCCGGGCCACATCTTCCCGCTCCGCTCCCGGCCCGGCGGTGTGCTCCAGCGCGTGGGCCAGACGGAGGCTTCGGTCGATCTCGCCCGGCTCGCCGGGCTCACCCCGGCGGGTGTGATCTGCGAGATTCTGAACGAGGATGGGACGATGGCGCGCCGCCCGGATCTCGAGAAGTTCGCGGCGGAGTACGACCTCCCCTTCATCACGGTCGCCGCCCTCGTCTCCTACCGGTTGCGCACGGAGAGTCTCGTACGGCGCGTCGCCGAGGCGGATCTTCCCACGCCCTGGGGAGATTTCCGCATCGTCGGGTACGCGAACGAGGTGGATGGGCGCGAACACGTCGCGCTCGTGCGCGGCGACGTGGCGGGTGCGGAGGATGTCCCTGTGCGCGTTCACTCGCGTTGCCTGACGGGCGATGTGTTCCACTCCCACCGCTGCGATTGCGGCAGCCAGCTCGAGGCGGCGATGCGGATGGTCGTGGAGGCTGGTGCCGGGGTCATCGTCTATCTCGACCAGGAAGGGCGGGGGATCGGACTCCTGAACAAGCTCCGAGCCTACGAGCTGCAGGACGAGGGCCACGACACGGTCGAAGCGAACGAGGCGCTCGGTTTCCCGCCCGACCTGCGGAACTACGGAATCGGGGCCCAGATCCTCGTGGATCTCGGGTTGCGCTCGATCCGGGTCCTCACGAACAACCCGAAGAAACTCGCGGGGCTGGAGGGGTTCGGTCTCGTGATCCGCGACCGCCTGCCGCTCGAGTTCGGCGGGGTCGATGACCGGCTGGTCCGCTATCTCCGCACGAAGCGCGAGAAGCTGGGACACCTGACCGAATCCGCGTGAGAAGCGGGTCGGACACCCCTCGCGGCGACGGCCCCGACAGGTTCACCCGCGGGCGCCTGAAGGAGTACGAGGGCGCGGCTTCCGGAACCGGCCGGAGGGTCTGCATTCTCGTCAGCCGGTTCAACTCCCGGGTCACCGAACGTCTGCTGGAAGGCGCCGCGCGGGCGACCCTCGAATGCGGTGTCGCCGAGAAGGACGTCGATATCGTGTACGTCCCGGGCGCCTGGGAGCTGCCGCTCGCCGCGCAACGGGCCGTGACGCGCGGATACGCCGCCATCGTCGCCCTGGGCTGTGTGATTCGCGGGGAAACCGCGCACTTCGACCACGTAAGCCGGGCGGCCACGGACGGCCTCGCGAAGGTACAGCTCGACTCTGGCGTGCCGATCGGTCTCGGCGTCCTCACGCCGGACACGCTGGAGCAAGCGCTCGCGCGGGCCGGCGGCGAACTCGGAAACGCCGGCTCGGAGGCGGCGCGCGCGGCGCTACGCATGGCCGACCTCCACGAACGGCTGGGCGCGTGACGCCGGCCTCCCGGACGCACGTCCATTCGCGCGCGCGGAGCTGGGCGTTGAACCTCCTCTATGCGTGGGAGGTGGGCGGAAAGGGCACGCCGCTCGAACACGCGGCGCAGAGCCTCGTCCACCGCCGCATGTCCGACCGCTACCGCCCGCACGTCCGGCGCCTGCTCGAGACCGCGAGCCGCCACCTCGACGAGATCGACGCCACGATCGCCCATCACGCGTCGAACTGGCGGATCGAGCGCCTGCACGCCATCGACCGGAACATCCTGCGGATCGGGATCGCGGAGCTTCTGTGGTTCGAAGACGTACCGCCGAAGGTCGCGATTCACGAAGCTCTGAAGCTGGCCCGCCGGTATGGGAGTCCCGGCAGTCCGCGGTTTCTCAACGGCGTGCTCGACGCGGTGCTGAAGGCGCGGGAGGCCGGGTCCTGAGCGAACCCGTGGCGCGGCCGCTCCGGATCCTCCTCCTCAACTGGCAGGACCGGGAGAACCCCGAGGCCGGCGGCGCCGAGGTGCACCTCCACGAGATCTTCGGCCGGCTCGCGGCCCGGGGGCACCTCGTGCGGGCCGTCGTGAGCGGCTGGCCCGGCGCGGCCCCGTCCGCGACACTCGATTGCATCGACTTTCGGCGCGTCGGAAACCGGCACAGCTACGCATGGCGGGGGCGGCGGGCCGCGCGGGAGGTCGTGCACGACTTCGCCCCGGATATTCTCGTCGAGGACATCAACAAGATCCCGCTGTACTCCCCTCGGTGGGCCGGCGTCCCCGTCGTCGCCCTCGTTCCGCACCTGTTCGGGGCCACGGCTTACGCGGAGGCGTCGATCCCCGTCGCGACGGCGGTCTGGGCCGCGGAACGGGCGATCCCCCGCGTCTATCGCAACTGCCCCTTTCAGGCGATCTCGGAGAGCACCGCGCTCGATCTCACGAAGCGGGGCCTGCTCGCCCGCGACATCACGGTCATCCCGCCCGGCATCGATCACGACACCTATTGTCCGGACCCCGCGACGGAACGTGCGGAGGCGCCGACGCTGCTCTATGTGGGCCGCCTCAAGCGCTACAAGGGTCTCGATCTCCTGCTCGAAGCGCTGTCGCGGCTGAGCGGCCGGCTGCCCGACGCAAGGCTCGTCATCGCGGGGCGCGGTAGCGACGAACGCCGTCTCCGAAGGCTCGTGCGGGGCGCCGAGCTCTCGCACCGGGTACGCTTTCTGGGGTACATCTCCGAGGAGGAGAAGGTCGCCTGGCTGCGTCGGGCCTGGGCCGTGGTCTATCCCTCTCCGAAGGAAGGGTGGGGAATGACGAACGTGGAGGCCGCCGCGTGCGGCACGCCGGTGATCGCGAGCGACTCCCCGGGGCTGCGGGAGTCGGTGGCGGCGGGGGAGTCGGGAGTTCTCGCCCCGCATGGCAACGTCGCGGCGTGGGTGGCCGCGATCGACGAACTTCTCGGGCAGCCGTCGGTGCGCAAACAGCTCGGACGGGGCGGGATCGCCCACGCGGCTCGGTTCTCGTGGTCGCGTGCAGCGGATGAGACGGAAGCGCACCTTTACCAGTCACTCGAACCCCGATGAGGACCGATGCGAACCATCGTCACCGCGCGTAACGCCGATGTCTCGGACATCCGCGAGATCATCGAGACGCGCTTCACGAACCTGACCCGTTTCGAGCCGCGCGCGTCGAAGGCCGAGATCGTATTCACCGGAGAGAAGACGCAGGTGCGCGCGGCGGCCGTGGTCAGCGTCGACCGCGCCCGTCCCGTGCACGGGGAGGCGGCGGGCCCCGACCCGCGCACGGCGCTCGACCGGCTCGCGGACAAGCTGGGCAACCAGCTCCGCCGCAACCACGACCGGTACAACGAGCACTCGGCGCCGCCGATGGATGAGCTGTTCGGGAATCCCTTTGAAGCGGGCGGAGAAGCCGAGTGACCCTCACGGTCGCGTCGCTGCTTCGACGCAAGCGGGAAGCGTTTTCCCTCACGGTGGTGGCCGGCGAGTCCGGCCTCGAGCGCCGGATCGATGTCCCGGAGGTCTCGTCGCCGGGACTCGCGCTGGCGGGCTACCGCGAGCGCTTCGTGTCTCAGCGGGTCCTCATCTTCGGCGAAACGGAGATCGCCTATCTCCAGAGCCTCCGCGCCTCGCAACGCGCCGCCGCTCTCACGTTCGTGTTCGAGTCCGGCGTGCCCTGCGCGATCATTACGAAGAGCCAGGCGCCGCCTGAAGAACTCGTCTCCGCGGCGGAGGCGGCCGGCGTGGCGGTGCTGGAAACGCCTCTGAAGACGGGCGATTTCTACCGGAGACTGCAGCCCTATCTCGAGGAAGAGTTCGCGCCCCGGACTTCGCTCCACGGCTCCCTCGCCGATGTGTACGGGATCGGCCTCCTCTTCATCGGGCCGTCCGGCATCGGCAAGAGCGAATGCGTGCTCGATCTCGTGGAGCGGGGCCACCGCCTCGTCGCGGACGATCTCATCCTCGTGCACCGCCGCCAGAGCGACATTCTCCTCGGACGCGCGCACGAACACCAGCGCCATCACATGGAGATCCGGGGCGTCGGCATCATCGATGTGCGGGCCATGTTCGGGATCCGGGCCGTGCGCCAGCAGAAGCGGATCGAAGTCGTCGTCGAACTCGAGGTCTGGGGAGAGCGCGACGACTATGACCGAACCGGTCTCGAAGCGGAGGAGTGCGAGATCCTGGGCGTCAAGCTGCCGAAGGTCCGCATCCCGCTGAACCCGGGCAAGAACATCACGGTGATCGCCGAAGTCGTGGCCATGAACCATCTGCTGCGCTATTCCGGGGAGGACCCCGCGGCGGCCTTCGAGCGCGATCTCATCGAGCGCATGCGGCCGGTGCGCGACTACCTCGAGTCCGATGACGAATAGCCGGGTTCGCGGCGTCGTCGTGGCGCACGTGGAACTGGCTCATGCCCTCGTGTCCGCCGTCGAGGCCATCAGCGGCGTCAGCGGCGCGCTGCATGCCGTGAGCAACGAAGGCCTGGGGCCGGACGAACTCGCCGAAATCATCGGAGAGGCGGCGAAGGGCGCGGAGGCCATCCTTTTCGTGGACCTCGCGGGCGGCAGCTGCGGTCTGGCCAGCCTCCGGCATGTGCGGGAGAGCGGGGGCGGCGCGTGGATCACCGGCGTCAACCTTCCGATGCTGCTCGACTTCGTCTTTCACCGCGAAATGCCGCTCGAGGCGCTCGTCCCCCGCCTTCTCCGGAAGGGACGGGCCGGACAGCGCGCCCACCCGTCCCCGCCGTCCGGAACCGACTGAGCACGAACCGTGGCGCTCGAACTCCTCCGGATCGATGAGCGTCTGATCCACGGCCAGGTGCTCGTGGGCTGGGGACGTCCCCTGGACCTCGACTTCTACGTCATCGTCGACGAACCTCTCGCTTCCAGCGCGTGGGAGCAGGAGCTCTGGGCCAGCGCCCTCGACGACGAAGAAAGCGCCGAGTTCCTCGGGGTGGACGAGGCAGCGCGGCGCTTCGGGGAACTGAGCGCCCGGGTGGAGCGGGGCGCGCTCCTGACGCGGGATACGGCGACGATGCGGGCACTGGCCGAGCGTGGGTGCCTCGACGGGCGGACGGTGAACGTGGGAGGCGTGTACGCCGCGGCAGGGCGGAGGAAAATCCTCGACTACGTCCACCTCTCGCCGGAAGAGGTCGAGGACCTGCGGGCGATCGGTGAGCACGCTGCCGTGAGCGCCCGCAACCTCCCCACCGCACCCGAGGTCCGTCTCGACGCGCGGAAGCTCCGATGACCGGGGTCGAGCTCACGGTCGGCGACTGGGCGCTGGCCTGTCTGCTCGGCGCGGTCATCGGTCTCGACGAGGTGTCCTGGCCCCAGGCCATGTGGTCCCGGCCCATCGTGGCCGGCACGCTGGGAGGCATGCTTTTCGGGGCGCCCGCCGCCGGTTGCCTGGTCGGAGTCTGGCTGGAACTCGTCCTGTCGCGACATCCCTCCTTCGGCGGCGCGCGGCATCCGGAGGCCGGGCCGGCCTCTTTCACGGCGGGGGCGGCGTACGCGATCGCCGGCGGCGGCACCCCGGGCGGGATCGTCGCCGCGGTCGCGGTCGGGTGGGCGGTCGGGTGGACGGGCGCGTACTCGGTGACCCTCCTCCGGCGCGTGACGCCGCGCCTCGTCTCGCGGCCCGAAGGCTTTGGCGGGGGGGGCGCCGCCCTCGCGCGACGCCATAGGCTGGCGATGGCCCTGGACGGGTTGCGCGCAGGATTCCTCGTCGCCGCGCTGCTCGTGCCGTCGACGCTGTTCGTGCGTCTGCTGTCGACGCAGCCACCGGGCGCCGCGTGGTGGCCCGTCGTGGCGGGGCTCGGACTCGCCGGAGCCGCGGGCGTCGGGGCTCGCGGGCTCGGCGCGCGAGCCCGCCACTGGCCCGCGCTGGCGGCCGGATGCGTCCTGGGGACGGTCCTCGCCCGGGTGCTCTCGTGAAACCGCGCAGAAGGGATTTCGCACGCGCCATCCTGCGCAGCTTTTCCATCCAGGGTTCATGGAACGACCGCACGATGACGGGGCCCGGACTTGCGCATGCGCTGGCGCCGCTTCTGGCGCGGATCCACGCGGGCGATCCGGCCGCGTTCCGGCAGGCCGTGCAACGTCATTCGCGAGCCTTCAACGCGCATCCGTACCTCGCTCCCGTCGCGATCGGGGCCATCGCGCGCCTCGAATTCGATGGCGATGACCCCGACACCCTGTCGCGCTTCCGTTCCGCCCTCCGCGCGCCGCTTGGGGCGCTGGGCGACGGGGTCGCGTGGGCCGGATGGCGGCCCTTCTGCACATCCGCCGCGGCCATCGGGTTCGTGCTTGGACTCGACGCCCCGGTCGCGGCCGGCGCGTTCCTCGTTCTGTACAATGCCGGCCACCTCGCCCTCCGCATCTGGGGGCTGCGCTGCGGCTGGAGGTCCGGCCGGTCCGTGGCCTCCGCGTTGAAGCGCGCGCCGCTGCGCCGGCTGGAGAGAGCGTTCGTGTTCGCGAACCAGGTGCTCATCGGAGCCCTCGCCGCGCTGCTCATCGGCCAGCTTCCCGGAGCCGGCCTCGTCCCCTGGCGGGACGGCGGTGCAGTCATCGTGGCGCTAATGGGTTATCTTGTCCCCCGACACATCTCGGCGGTCGCCATGGCGAGCCTCCTCGCCGCGTGCGCGGTGTGGCTCCTGTGAGCGTCCCGACAGGCGGTGCAGCCTGCCGCGACGCGCGGCCCGACGCCGATCGTTCGCTCGACCGGAGCGGAAGGTTTCTGTGACGATGCGACACGAAGCAGCGGTACGTATTCGGAACCGGCTGGGGCTGCACGCCCGTCCGGCCGCGGAGTTCGTTAAGCTTGCGAGCCGGTTCCGTGCCGAGGTGAGGGTCGA
Proteins encoded in this region:
- a CDS encoding methylmalonyl-CoA mutase family protein, which translates into the protein MSERRRVFSTTSGIEVDPVYRAGDASRDSAPPGEFPYTRGVYPTMYRGRLWTMRQYAGFGTAASTNARFRYLLDSGQTGLSVAFDLPTQMGYDSDDARVRGEVGRVGVAIDSIEDMHRLFEGIPLERVSTAMTINATAPVLLAMYAGVARERGVDPAVLRGTVQNDVLKEFIARGTYIYPVEPSVRYVTDVFDFCAREMPRWRSISISGYHIREAGATAAQELAFTIANGLEYVRRAIERGLEIDDFAPGLSFFFSADRLFFEEVAKFRAARRMWARLMRDRFGASEASCRLKFHTQTSGAALTAQQPLNNVVRVAVQALSAVLGGTQSLHTNSYDEALSLPDADAARLALRTQQVLAAETGVGDTVDPLGGSWFVESLTDDLEARAAEYLARLEELGGPVQAIEYMREEIHLAARRHQEAVESGELEVVGVNVHADAEPVEMPKAPDFARLAEEQRRRLSRLRAERDGANVEASLGEIRRAAAGDANLLPVLIDAVRRRVTLGEISHALRDVWGEYRPG
- a CDS encoding zinc ribbon domain-containing protein; translation: MDPGARVPTYEYRCRGCRHDFERFQRMSDAAIRVCPSCGEEQVERLISTGGGIVFKGSGFYATDYRQPAADGGTSDAAKASDGDSSPSRDGPSAASEPTPSGSSKGGSGS
- the argS gene encoding arginine--tRNA ligase produces the protein MTGDAGPARLAEALESALSAAGAPEGFSPALERPRDPTHGDWASNAALVLAKSLGQPPRALAARVCELIDSEAAGIAAVEVAGPGFLNFRLSDRSIWRRLAGVIEAGRDWGRTRASPVLRVNVEFVSANPTGPLHVAHGRGAALGDAVASLLEWAGHEVTREFYVNDAGRQIELLGESVEARYEETAGRPAAIPEGGYHGEYVRDVALAVRDAAGPGVLASLSPDERRAHFRREAVRLLRDEQAEDLSRFGVHMDLYYSERSLYESGAIDRLLDALEAGGLIYRSQGATWLRTSSLGDEKDRVLIKSDGSFTYFLPDLAYHLDKARRGFELAIDVWGADHQGHEKRMLAALRGLSYPELLEVLIIQLVTVLRDGREVRMSKRAGRFVTLGELVDETGPDVARYFFLMRRAEVHLNFDLDLALDTSDANPVYKVQYAHARMCSVFRRAGIVADEVPAALDVPETFGTPAEREVALSVMRLPEVIATAAAGRAPHLVCTYLEETAGLVNAWYHQGNLNPAQRILADVPERAARIRLARAVQLTLGNGLRALGLSAPETMTREDT
- a CDS encoding PfkB family carbohydrate kinase → MTYRDPEDGGAPAAPILVVGSVALDEISTPAGHREGVVGGTAVNFSAAASLFAPVQLVGVIGDDYPTDELDFLLRRGADLSGLERRPGRSFRWGGFYRRDMNTRETTFTELGVFADFHPTIPEAFRGAPWAFLGAIDPTLQLEVLDQIESPVLAACDTMNYWIEGTPERLAEVIEKIDLITLNDEEAKQLSGEHNLARAARWIRNRGPRHVVIKKGEHGAVLLTGDGFFLTPGFPLEDVVDPTGAGDAFAGGLLGYLARCGSITGPALRRAVVYGCALGSFACEAFGAGRMVTLTMAEVEDRVRSFGALTRFDVPAGA
- the purM gene encoding phosphoribosylformylglycinamidine cyclo-ligase, with the protein product MNDGLTYRDAGVDLEAARATKARISRLVQGTRTDAVSSDFGSFGGRFRATPGRELVASADGVGTKLKIAFMADRHDTVGADLVNHCVNDILVEGARPLVFMDYVACGVLDPDTVTSVVSGLAAACRANGCALLGGETAEMPDFYAPGEYDLAGFVVGEIVYPELSRRDLEPGDRLIGLASSGIHTNGYSFVRALFLDRLGLGAHDPFPGAERSVSDVLLRPHRSYLPILERSLEAGRVRALAHITGGGIPGNVDRVIGQHLDAVVRTDRWPRPHEFDVIARESGADEAELFSTFNMGVGMVAVVRGREAGRVLEEIRGAGCEAFLCGELVAGSGRVHLEHS